The Rhodocytophaga rosea genome has a segment encoding these proteins:
- a CDS encoding DUF983 domain-containing protein gives MIAKESKLYSILHGTCPACHEGKVFVSSHSYASIHFTEMHEKCSVCRQAYEPEPGFFQGAMYVSYGITLGVAFAISIVMVLFFNASLWLVMGIITFLMFALLPVIFRSSRMIWLNMFISYKPRLSRN, from the coding sequence ATGATCGCGAAAGAAAGTAAATTATATAGCATATTACATGGCACCTGTCCGGCTTGTCATGAGGGAAAAGTATTTGTATCCAGCCATTCGTATGCGTCTATACATTTTACTGAAATGCACGAAAAATGTAGCGTATGTAGGCAAGCGTACGAACCAGAACCAGGATTTTTTCAGGGAGCCATGTATGTGAGCTATGGCATTACATTGGGTGTAGCATTTGCCATCAGTATCGTAATGGTTCTGTTTTTTAACGCCAGTTTGTGGCTGGTGATGGGAATTATCACCTTTCTGATGTTTGCCCTGTTGCCGGTTATTTTCCGTAGCTCCAGAATGATCTGGCTCAATATGTTTATCAGCTACAAACCCAGGTTAAGCAGAAATTAG
- a CDS encoding DinB family protein: MQKEILLEMLAQNQITCSAAFTGITHENAHLRLNEKTASAGFIYRHIGEMMNMFGLFFGIPTEVQNTTMGQTDEGQGQDVDQSHLLVQKGFDMLQRYIENATDTSWLDPVDTPFFGTVSRARLFSHILFHTSHHAGQIVLTLKKGR; the protein is encoded by the coding sequence ATGCAGAAAGAAATTTTGCTGGAGATGTTAGCTCAGAACCAGATCACCTGTTCGGCCGCTTTCACCGGAATTACCCATGAAAATGCACATCTCCGCTTGAATGAGAAAACAGCATCTGCCGGGTTTATCTACCGGCACATTGGCGAAATGATGAATATGTTTGGTTTGTTTTTTGGGATTCCAACAGAGGTGCAAAACACAACCATGGGCCAAACCGATGAAGGGCAAGGACAAGATGTAGACCAGAGCCATCTGCTTGTTCAAAAAGGATTTGATATGCTACAGCGCTATATTGAGAATGCTACTGACACCTCCTGGCTGGATCCGGTTGACACGCCATTTTTTGGTACTGTTTCCAGAGCAAGGCTATTTTCACACATACTTTTTCATACTTCGCATCATGCCGGACAAATTGTTTTAACACTAAAAAAAGGCAGATAA
- a CDS encoding LytR/AlgR family response regulator transcription factor yields the protein MNCIIVDDEDMSRNIVRHFVEQTSFLTLAKECADAIEAANFLQQNPVDLLFLDIEMPQMTGMELVKSLQVKPQVIFITSRSDYAVEAFEYNVTDYLVKPITYARFLKAVTKAKEVFDAQQPIQLHSKDLYIKSDSKIVKISLKDLLYVEALADYVMMYTASGSRHVVHSTMKGVEKKLNSGEFIRVHRSFIVNIEKIEAIEDLSIIINKKLIPIGASYKDNFLKKLNIL from the coding sequence ATGAACTGTATCATTGTGGATGATGAGGACATGTCGAGAAATATAGTCCGGCATTTTGTAGAACAAACCAGCTTCTTAACTCTGGCCAAAGAGTGTGCAGATGCCATTGAAGCGGCTAATTTCTTACAACAAAATCCGGTAGATCTGTTGTTTCTCGATATTGAAATGCCTCAGATGACGGGAATGGAACTTGTAAAAAGCCTTCAGGTAAAGCCTCAGGTCATTTTTATTACGTCCCGTTCTGATTATGCGGTAGAAGCCTTTGAATATAACGTAACTGATTATCTGGTAAAACCCATCACCTATGCCCGTTTTCTGAAAGCTGTAACTAAAGCCAAAGAAGTATTTGATGCCCAGCAGCCGATCCAGCTTCATTCCAAAGATTTGTACATTAAGTCGGATTCCAAGATTGTAAAAATCAGTCTGAAAGATCTGTTGTATGTGGAGGCTCTGGCGGATTATGTGATGATGTATACAGCTTCCGGTAGTAGGCATGTGGTGCATTCTACGATGAAAGGAGTTGAAAAGAAGCTAAATTCCGGAGAGTTTATACGGGTACACCGTTCGTTTATTGTCAATATTGAGAAAATCGAAGCCATCGAAGATCTTTCCATCATCATCAATAAAAAACTTATTCCGATTGGTGCTTCCTATAAAGATAATTTCCTTAAAAAACTCAATATCCTGTAG
- a CDS encoding DinB family protein, protein MRKPTPEEYSQSVYTSRYVNLVTGDDVLAELKRGLTNMQTLFSSFSEDQWNYRYAPGKWTLKELLAHMIDTERIMAYRALCIARGEKQALPGFDEETYAANGNYGKRSSAELLQEYRLVREANLLQFATFDETMLSQLGNANGKDISARAVLFVIAGHERHHLNIIQERYLSSMEK, encoded by the coding sequence ATGCGAAAACCTACTCCAGAAGAATATTCCCAGAGCGTATACACCAGCCGGTATGTAAACCTGGTAACCGGCGATGATGTATTGGCTGAATTAAAAAGAGGCCTTACCAATATGCAAACGCTGTTTTCTTCTTTTTCGGAAGACCAGTGGAATTACCGGTATGCGCCCGGAAAATGGACATTGAAAGAACTGCTCGCGCATATGATAGACACCGAGCGGATTATGGCTTACCGGGCTTTGTGTATTGCCAGAGGCGAAAAGCAAGCTTTGCCTGGCTTTGACGAAGAAACCTATGCGGCCAACGGTAACTATGGAAAGCGTTCATCAGCGGAATTATTGCAGGAATACCGGCTTGTCCGGGAAGCCAATCTGCTTCAGTTTGCAACTTTTGACGAAACCATGTTATCTCAGCTAGGCAATGCCAATGGAAAAGATATATCGGCAAGGGCTGTTCTGTTTGTGATTGCCGGGCATGAACGCCATCATTTGAATATCATACAGGAAAGGTATTTGTCATCTATGGAGAAGTAA
- a CDS encoding dicarboxylate/amino acid:cation symporter has protein sequence MRKFYKNLTFQVLLAITLGILIGAFYPAVGTAMKPLGDTFINMIKMVIAPIIFLTIVLGIGSMGNLKKVGRVGGKALLYFEIVTTFALIIGLFVANLTKPGVGFDRSLVQGGDISAYKKGAEEINWVDFVIHIVPSNVVKAFADGDILQVLFFSVLFGVGLTKMGSAGQSVIHFFEKLSKIFFNILAIVMKLAPIGAFGGMAYSIGKFGVSTLIPLAKLMLTVYATMFLFIFVVLNLIARAYGFSLWKYLVYIKEELLIVLGTSSSEAALPQIMRKLENFGCSKPVVGLVIPTGYSFNLDGTTIYLAMATIFLAQVFNVDLTFSQQAAIIFILMLTSKGAAAVTGGGFIVLASTLSALQVIPVEGLALLLGVDRFMSEARAITNLIGNGVATIVVAKSEKEFDYAKHEFVMNGGIIEPIEKTVTIVRQETEVVITTSERINREV, from the coding sequence ATGCGTAAATTTTACAAAAATCTCACTTTTCAGGTATTGCTTGCCATCACGCTGGGAATTCTGATAGGTGCTTTCTATCCGGCAGTAGGTACAGCGATGAAACCTCTGGGAGATACTTTTATCAACATGATAAAAATGGTGATTGCTCCGATTATTTTCCTGACCATCGTACTGGGGATTGGCAGCATGGGTAACTTGAAAAAGGTGGGCCGGGTAGGAGGGAAAGCACTTTTGTATTTTGAAATTGTGACCACCTTTGCGCTCATTATCGGCTTATTTGTGGCCAACCTCACTAAACCTGGTGTCGGATTCGATAGATCTCTGGTGCAGGGCGGAGATATTTCTGCCTATAAAAAAGGGGCAGAAGAAATCAACTGGGTGGATTTTGTGATCCATATTGTGCCTTCTAATGTAGTAAAAGCCTTTGCTGACGGTGATATTCTGCAGGTATTGTTCTTTTCTGTGCTATTTGGCGTTGGTCTTACTAAAATGGGCAGTGCCGGGCAAAGTGTCATTCATTTTTTTGAAAAGCTTTCGAAGATATTTTTTAATATTCTCGCCATTGTGATGAAACTGGCACCGATCGGCGCATTTGGAGGGATGGCCTACAGTATTGGCAAGTTTGGGGTTTCTACGCTTATTCCATTGGCAAAGCTGATGCTGACGGTGTATGCTACTATGTTTCTGTTCATTTTTGTAGTGCTCAACCTGATTGCCAGGGCGTATGGATTCAGTTTGTGGAAGTATCTGGTGTATATTAAAGAAGAATTGCTCATTGTGCTGGGAACTTCCTCATCGGAGGCTGCTCTCCCCCAGATTATGCGTAAACTCGAAAATTTTGGCTGTTCTAAACCTGTGGTTGGGCTCGTGATTCCGACCGGCTACTCATTTAACCTGGATGGTACTACCATTTACCTGGCAATGGCTACTATTTTTCTGGCACAGGTGTTTAACGTAGATCTTACTTTCAGCCAGCAGGCGGCTATTATTTTTATCTTAATGCTTACCTCCAAAGGCGCTGCTGCTGTAACAGGAGGCGGCTTTATTGTACTGGCTTCTACCTTATCTGCATTGCAGGTGATTCCGGTAGAAGGCCTTGCCTTACTTTTGGGAGTAGACCGGTTTATGTCAGAAGCCAGGGCCATTACCAACCTGATCGGCAATGGGGTGGCTACCATTGTAGTGGCTAAAAGCGAAAAAGAATTTGACTATGCCAAACATGAGTTTGTGATGAATGGAGGGATTATTGAACCCATAGAAAAAACCGTGACGATTGTAAGGCAGGAAACAGAAGTAGTAATTACCACCAGCGAACGGATAAACCGGGAAGTATAA
- a CDS encoding DoxX family protein, protein MDKIDIWLSSNRDIGLLALRIFIGLRLIYGVADNVFSQEQMMEFAHFLEANNFPLPTLSAIVSVYVQLIGGLLILIGYQIRLAAAVLIVNFLVALGMVHINDTVEGMTPALAMLFGCITLLFTGAGKYSSKSTFTR, encoded by the coding sequence ATGGATAAAATTGATATCTGGCTTTCTTCTAACAGGGATATTGGACTGTTAGCGTTGAGGATCTTTATAGGATTGCGGCTCATCTATGGGGTAGCAGATAATGTATTCAGCCAGGAACAGATGATGGAGTTTGCCCATTTTCTGGAAGCTAACAACTTCCCTTTGCCAACCCTTAGCGCCATCGTCTCTGTATATGTGCAATTAATTGGAGGGCTGTTAATTTTGATCGGCTACCAAATCAGACTGGCTGCTGCGGTATTGATTGTTAATTTTCTGGTAGCCTTAGGCATGGTACATATTAACGATACTGTAGAAGGGATGACACCAGCACTGGCCATGTTATTTGGATGTATTACCCTGCTATTCACTGGTGCCGGAAAATATTCGTCTAAAAGCACTTTTACACGCTAA
- the hemF gene encoding oxygen-dependent coproporphyrinogen oxidase, with protein MQKEEISSWFQQLQDNICRQIEATDGKARFEEDLWTRDAGGGGRTRIIQKGNILEKGGVLFSAVHGETPANILRALHLEEAEFYATGVSIVMHPQSPMVPIIHMNVRYFEMSNGIKWFGGGIDLTPHYVEEADARFFHKKLKQACDTHHPSYYADFKQWADDYFYIKHRQETRGIGGIFFDRLSATDDFSIEQRFRFVQSVGETFAPVYTYLMQKNAALSYGEPEKEWQMVRRGRYVEFNLVYDKGTKFGLDTEGRTESILMSLPPQAQWHYNYQVQPGSREEKTMSLLKKGIDWV; from the coding sequence ATGCAAAAAGAAGAAATAAGCAGCTGGTTTCAGCAATTACAGGACAATATTTGCAGGCAAATCGAAGCTACTGACGGTAAAGCCAGATTTGAAGAAGACCTGTGGACAAGGGATGCTGGCGGAGGCGGAAGAACCAGAATTATTCAGAAAGGAAATATCCTTGAAAAAGGCGGGGTTCTTTTCTCTGCTGTTCACGGAGAAACGCCGGCAAATATTCTGCGAGCACTTCACTTAGAAGAGGCCGAATTTTATGCTACAGGCGTTTCTATAGTGATGCATCCGCAAAGCCCGATGGTGCCCATTATTCACATGAATGTACGCTATTTTGAAATGAGCAATGGCATTAAATGGTTTGGAGGTGGCATTGATCTTACGCCGCATTATGTAGAGGAAGCCGATGCCCGTTTTTTTCATAAAAAACTCAAGCAAGCCTGCGATACACATCATCCTTCATATTATGCGGATTTTAAGCAATGGGCCGACGATTATTTTTACATTAAACACCGGCAGGAAACCAGAGGCATTGGCGGCATTTTCTTCGACCGTTTGTCGGCTACTGATGATTTCAGCATAGAACAGCGTTTCCGGTTTGTGCAGTCGGTGGGAGAAACATTTGCACCAGTGTATACCTATCTGATGCAGAAGAATGCAGCTTTATCTTATGGAGAGCCAGAAAAGGAATGGCAGATGGTACGCCGGGGGCGGTATGTGGAATTTAACCTGGTATATGACAAAGGCACTAAATTCGGTTTGGATACGGAAGGACGTACGGAATCTATTCTGATGAGTTTACCACCCCAGGCACAATGGCACTATAATTACCAGGTTCAGCCAGGCAGCCGGGAGGAAAAAACAATGAGTTTATTGAAGAAAGGGATAGACTGGGTGTAG
- a CDS encoding phosphatase PAP2 family protein, with protein MIEKIKEWDTELFLFLNQLHIPMMDMAMYWITDRWFWFPFYALIIYFLIKKFRLQGVWMVLTIIVAVALADQAASSFFKPYFSRYRPCHEVELQPLVHVVRGCGGQYGFVSSHAATTFSFAMIMWLLVRQTFRHIYFLFAWAAMVSYSRIYVGVHYPLDLVFGSMVGIACALLCYLLYKYFEKWQINNTPQTPVT; from the coding sequence ATGATTGAAAAAATTAAAGAGTGGGATACAGAATTATTTCTGTTTTTAAACCAGCTGCATATTCCGATGATGGACATGGCTATGTACTGGATCACTGACCGTTGGTTCTGGTTTCCGTTTTATGCACTCATTATTTATTTTCTGATTAAAAAATTCCGCCTGCAGGGCGTCTGGATGGTACTTACCATTATTGTAGCGGTTGCCCTCGCCGACCAGGCTGCTTCCAGTTTTTTTAAGCCGTATTTTTCCAGGTACCGGCCTTGTCATGAGGTGGAACTGCAGCCACTGGTGCATGTAGTACGAGGCTGCGGCGGCCAATATGGATTTGTTTCTTCTCATGCTGCTACTACTTTCTCCTTTGCTATGATTATGTGGCTGCTCGTCAGGCAAACGTTCAGACATATTTATTTCCTGTTTGCATGGGCTGCAATGGTCTCTTATAGCCGGATTTATGTGGGTGTACACTACCCATTAGATTTGGTTTTCGGGTCTATGGTCGGCATTGCCTGTGCACTGCTCTGCTACCTGCTATATAAATACTTTGAAAAATGGCAGATAAATAATACTCCTCAAACGCCGGTAACATAG
- the hisB gene encoding bifunctional histidinol-phosphatase/imidazoleglycerol-phosphate dehydratase HisB translates to MKKVLFIDRDGTIIVEPPTDFQIDSLEKLSFIPKAITSLHKIATQMDFELAMVTNQDGLGTVSFPEETFWPAHNKMLETLAGENISFANIHIDRSFEHEKLPTRKPGIGLLQQYFNGTYDLQNSYVIGDRMTDVQLAKNLGAKAIFFSGNKANSIQPDETIALISNNWDEIYRFLRLPARTASVTRTTKETDIHIQLNLDGQGKSDMRTGLGFFDHMLDQLAKHSGADLSIHVKGDLHIDEHHTIEDTALALGEAYTKALGDKRGINRYGFLLPMDEALAQVAIDFSGRNWLVWEAEFKREKIGEMPTEMFFHFFKSFTDTAKCNLNIKVEGENEHHKIEAVFKAFAKSIKMAVSRDEKNLQNLPSTKGVL, encoded by the coding sequence ATGAAAAAAGTTTTATTCATAGACCGTGATGGAACCATCATTGTAGAACCACCTACGGATTTCCAGATAGATTCCTTAGAAAAGTTATCCTTTATACCCAAAGCCATTACTAGTCTGCATAAAATTGCCACTCAGATGGATTTTGAATTGGCTATGGTCACCAATCAGGACGGACTGGGAACCGTTTCCTTTCCGGAAGAAACTTTCTGGCCTGCCCATAATAAAATGCTGGAAACCTTAGCCGGTGAAAATATATCTTTTGCTAATATTCATATTGACCGGAGTTTTGAGCATGAAAAACTGCCTACCCGCAAACCCGGAATTGGTCTGTTACAGCAATATTTTAATGGTACTTACGATCTGCAAAATTCCTATGTGATCGGCGACCGGATGACAGATGTGCAACTGGCCAAAAACCTGGGAGCTAAAGCCATTTTCTTTTCCGGTAATAAAGCCAATAGTATTCAACCCGATGAAACCATTGCCCTTATTTCCAATAATTGGGACGAAATTTACCGATTTCTCCGTTTGCCTGCGCGCACTGCTTCTGTTACACGTACGACCAAAGAAACTGATATACATATTCAACTCAATTTAGATGGTCAGGGTAAATCCGATATGCGTACTGGCCTTGGTTTTTTCGACCATATGCTCGATCAGCTGGCAAAACATTCCGGAGCAGACCTTTCTATTCACGTAAAAGGCGATCTGCATATTGACGAACACCATACAATTGAAGATACGGCACTGGCACTGGGAGAGGCGTATACCAAAGCCCTGGGTGATAAACGCGGAATAAACCGCTATGGATTTTTGTTACCTATGGATGAGGCACTGGCGCAGGTAGCCATTGATTTTTCGGGCCGTAACTGGTTGGTATGGGAAGCGGAGTTTAAACGGGAGAAAATAGGAGAGATGCCTACCGAAATGTTCTTTCATTTCTTCAAATCATTTACCGATACAGCCAAATGCAACCTGAATATTAAGGTGGAAGGGGAGAACGAACACCATAAAATAGAAGCTGTTTTTAAAGCGTTTGCCAAATCTATTAAAATGGCTGTCAGCCGGGATGAGAAAAACCTGCAGAATCTGCCTAGTACCAAAGGAGTGCTTTAA
- a CDS encoding sialate O-acetylesterase gives MRKCIRIYAFVAIYICMLNGCAPATQPGKISRKETGIFHVYLLLGQSNMAGRGVVEPEDQQVHPRIHMLDKNNEWKPASDPMHFDKPIAGVGPGLTFGKLMADTDSKITIGLVPCAAGGSSIDAWKVGGYHDQTKSYPYDEALKRARIAMQTGQLKGIIWHQGESDSEPGKADTYAQKLKELIANLRKELNAPDLPVVVATLPDFYANRIPEAAKVNQALQELPGQMPSTACISTADLTHKGDTIHFDSPSARELGRRYAKAMQTLQQNTAIK, from the coding sequence ATGAGAAAATGTATACGTATCTATGCCTTTGTAGCCATCTATATATGTATGTTAAACGGATGCGCTCCGGCAACCCAACCAGGTAAAATCTCCCGCAAAGAGACAGGAATTTTTCATGTATATCTCCTGCTAGGGCAATCCAATATGGCTGGACGGGGAGTAGTAGAGCCAGAAGACCAGCAAGTTCATCCCAGGATACATATGCTGGACAAAAATAACGAATGGAAGCCAGCCAGTGACCCTATGCACTTTGATAAACCCATAGCCGGCGTAGGCCCAGGACTTACTTTCGGCAAACTCATGGCAGATACGGATAGCAAAATTACCATTGGTCTTGTACCTTGTGCGGCCGGAGGTTCTTCTATTGATGCCTGGAAAGTTGGTGGTTATCATGACCAGACAAAAAGTTATCCCTATGATGAAGCCCTCAAACGTGCCAGAATAGCCATGCAGACCGGTCAACTGAAAGGGATTATCTGGCATCAGGGAGAATCAGACAGTGAACCTGGGAAAGCCGACACGTATGCCCAAAAACTGAAAGAGCTCATTGCCAACCTTCGTAAAGAATTGAATGCACCGGATCTGCCTGTTGTGGTCGCAACTCTGCCAGACTTTTATGCAAACAGGATACCTGAGGCTGCGAAGGTAAACCAGGCCTTACAAGAACTCCCTGGTCAGATGCCATCCACCGCATGCATTTCAACGGCCGATTTAACGCATAAAGGCGATACCATTCATTTTGATAGTCCTTCAGCCCGTGAATTAGGGCGTAGATATGCCAAAGCCATGCAAACTTTACAACAAAACACAGCCATCAAATGA
- a CDS encoding riboflavin synthase, whose translation MFTGIIESAGEVQHIEKSGTNLTFTIISPLAAELKVDQSLSHNGVCLTVVETDASQYKVTAIQETLSKTNLGKLKIGDKVNLERCMQLNGRFDGHIVQGHVDQTGICTSVIAEDGSWLFDFEYDPAMGNFTVEKGSICVNGVSLTAFNSRRNGFRVAIIPYTYEHTNFHQLQKGDTINLEFDIIGKYLMKMIPDAYRNL comes from the coding sequence ATGTTTACAGGAATTATAGAATCGGCTGGCGAAGTACAGCACATTGAAAAATCAGGTACCAATCTCACGTTTACCATCATCTCTCCGCTGGCTGCAGAGTTGAAAGTAGACCAGAGCCTTTCTCACAATGGCGTATGCCTGACGGTGGTAGAAACTGATGCAAGCCAGTATAAGGTTACAGCTATTCAGGAAACGTTGTCTAAAACAAATTTAGGAAAACTGAAGATTGGTGATAAAGTGAACCTGGAAAGATGTATGCAGCTGAATGGCCGCTTTGATGGACACATTGTACAAGGGCATGTCGATCAGACTGGTATTTGTACATCTGTGATTGCTGAGGACGGGAGCTGGTTATTTGATTTTGAATATGACCCTGCAATGGGTAATTTTACGGTGGAAAAGGGTTCCATTTGTGTAAATGGCGTGAGTTTAACTGCCTTTAACTCCCGCAGGAATGGCTTTAGGGTAGCGATTATTCCGTATACGTATGAGCATACCAATTTTCACCAGCTACAAAAAGGAGATACGATTAACCTGGAATTTGATATTATTGGTAAATATTTGATGAAAATGATTCCTGATGCGTACAGGAATTTATAA
- a CDS encoding AraC family transcriptional regulator, with amino-acid sequence MAASDKALPVLHIGHFNHSPAHHPDFYIETLEEHMAKYQFVQAPHRHDFYFLVLFTKGSGTHIIDFVSYEIKPGSLFFMSPAQVHSWRLSPADSGFVIFFNPAFYLLAYTQKTLTEFPYFQPLTGSPYLYLASENLPEITALFTTIYEEFRGNTFQKENVIRSYLNILLIKSAGVYYAIYPGEPASLQTSQIRKLEALVEQHYTRHLPVTEYAEMMQLSSKQLYAICQAVLQKSITDIIQDRLMLEAKRLLVHTDFTISQIAAQLNYTDNSYFNRFFKKMAGLTPEQFRRKFQKVP; translated from the coding sequence TTGGCTGCCTCAGATAAAGCGCTTCCGGTATTACATATTGGCCATTTTAATCACTCACCGGCTCACCATCCTGACTTCTATATTGAAACCCTGGAAGAACATATGGCGAAATACCAGTTTGTGCAGGCACCACACCGCCATGATTTTTACTTTCTGGTGCTGTTTACGAAAGGATCTGGTACACATATCATAGATTTTGTGAGCTATGAAATTAAGCCTGGTAGCCTGTTTTTTATGTCTCCGGCACAGGTTCATTCCTGGCGGCTTTCCCCGGCAGATAGCGGGTTTGTTATTTTTTTTAACCCGGCCTTTTACCTGTTAGCATATACCCAGAAAACATTAACTGAATTTCCTTATTTCCAGCCGCTTACGGGTTCGCCTTATCTGTATCTGGCATCTGAAAATTTGCCAGAGATAACAGCACTGTTTACAACAATATATGAGGAATTCAGAGGGAATACCTTTCAAAAAGAAAATGTTATCCGTTCGTATCTGAATATTTTACTGATAAAATCGGCAGGTGTATATTATGCAATCTACCCTGGAGAACCCGCTTCCCTGCAAACTTCGCAGATCCGGAAACTGGAAGCCCTGGTTGAACAACATTATACCCGGCATTTGCCGGTAACTGAGTATGCCGAAATGATGCAATTGTCTTCCAAACAACTATATGCCATCTGCCAGGCAGTATTACAAAAATCCATCACCGACATTATCCAGGACCGGCTCATGCTGGAGGCGAAACGGCTGCTGGTACATACAGATTTCACTATTTCACAAATTGCTGCTCAGCTGAATTATACGGATAACTCATATTTTAACCGGTTTTTTAAGAAAATGGCAGGTCTAACACCAGAGCAGTTCCGCAGAAAATTTCAAAAAGTACCATAA
- a CDS encoding LLM class flavin-dependent oxidoreductase codes for MELGIYSFAEVGTDPTTSQHLGWHERIQHLMEEIELADQVGLDVFAVGEHHRPDYAVSSPAVILGAAAQRTKHIKLSSAVTVLSSDDPVRVFQAFSTVDLLSSGRAEIMAGRGSFIESFPLFGYDLNLYDELFAEKLDLLIKLNEQEKVNWKGKHRPSIQNLGVYPRPFQKNLPIWIAIGGTPESIARAAKLGLPMALAIIGGAPDRFAPHVKYYKDLFHQAGHNPNTLQVGINSHTFIADTSQKAADTFFPAYAQTMSRIGRERGWPSMSKEQFDWLRSPEGSLLVGSPEQVIEKILYEHELFGHTRFLAQMTVGPMPHSEVMKSIELFGTKVAPEVKKALASKAQPVTSKQEQ; via the coding sequence ATGGAATTAGGAATATATTCATTTGCTGAAGTAGGCACAGACCCTACTACCAGCCAACATCTGGGCTGGCACGAACGCATTCAACACCTGATGGAAGAAATTGAACTGGCAGACCAGGTAGGTTTAGACGTATTTGCCGTCGGCGAACATCACCGACCCGATTATGCTGTTTCATCTCCAGCGGTTATTCTGGGTGCGGCCGCCCAGCGAACCAAACATATTAAGTTATCCAGTGCTGTAACGGTGCTGAGTTCAGATGATCCGGTACGGGTATTTCAGGCCTTTTCTACGGTAGATTTGTTGTCTTCCGGCAGGGCAGAAATTATGGCCGGCCGGGGTTCATTCATTGAATCTTTCCCTTTGTTTGGGTATGATCTTAATTTATATGATGAATTGTTTGCTGAGAAACTGGATTTGCTGATCAAACTCAATGAACAGGAAAAAGTGAACTGGAAAGGAAAACACCGGCCTTCTATACAAAATCTGGGTGTGTATCCCCGGCCGTTCCAAAAAAACCTTCCCATCTGGATAGCTATTGGCGGAACACCGGAATCTATTGCCAGAGCGGCTAAACTGGGTTTACCTATGGCACTTGCTATTATTGGCGGTGCTCCCGACCGCTTTGCGCCTCATGTAAAGTATTACAAAGATTTATTCCACCAGGCCGGCCATAATCCGAATACGTTGCAGGTAGGTATCAACTCACATACTTTCATTGCGGATACTTCTCAAAAAGCGGCTGATACATTTTTTCCGGCTTATGCCCAGACCATGTCACGCATTGGAAGGGAAAGAGGATGGCCTTCTATGAGCAAGGAGCAGTTTGACTGGCTCCGTTCCCCGGAAGGTTCGTTACTCGTCGGAAGTCCGGAGCAGGTGATTGAGAAGATTTTATATGAACACGAATTATTTGGCCACACCAGATTCCTGGCTCAGATGACGGTTGGCCCTATGCCACATTCAGAAGTGATGAAGTCAATTGAATTATTTGGTACCAAAGTAGCGCCGGAAGTGAAGAAAGCACTGGCTTCAAAAGCGCAACCAGTAACCAGCAAACAAGAGCAATAA